Genomic window (Nymphaea colorata isolate Beijing-Zhang1983 chromosome 1, ASM883128v2, whole genome shotgun sequence):
TGTTTTGGAACTTGGGTATGCATTGGATCTGTATGTTCTAACTGGGACCATGCACATGTATGGGCTGTTAGGTTGTCTAGGGGAAGCAACGAAAGTGTTCGATAATATGCCGCAGAGAGATGTGGCTTCTTGGACTAGCCTGATCACCTGCTACGTTGCTAATGATTGTTGGGAAGAGGGGTTATTGGCGTTCAACTTGATGAGGGATGATTGCGTGAAGCCAAATTCAGCGACATTGGTTTGCGTCATGGGCTGTTGTGCTCAGCTGGGGGCATTGGATCAGGCACGATGTTTGCACTCGGTTTTGGAGAAATTGAGCATCAAATTTGACGTCTTTGTTGGCAATTCTCTTGTTGATTTGTATTCCAAATGTGGGAGGATAGATTATGCTTGTCAAGCCTTTGATGAAATGCCCAACCGAGACTCATTCTCATGGACTGCCATGATCGCTGGACTTGCGATGCATGGGCTTATCCAGGACGCCCTTGATACGTTCTCACAAATGAAGCATGAAGGAGCTGAGCCGGATGCAGTCACTTTTGTGGCAATCCTTGGTGCTTGCAGCCATGCTGGTCTAGTGAATGAGGGTCTGAAATACTTTGCTTGCATGAAAAAAGAACACAAAATTGTGCCTGATGTCAAGCACTATGGCTGCATGGTTGACCTCTTGAGTAGAGCTGGACTTCTAGACAATGCACTGGACTTCATCAGATCGATGCCGGCTGACCCCGGCTTGGCTGTATGGGGAGCTCTGCTTAGCGCATGCAGACTTCACAGTAACATTGAAGTAGGTGAACTAGCTGCCAAAGAAATTGAGTCATTACCAGATTTTGGAGGAGCCCATGTATTGTTGTCCAACATCTATGCTAATGCAAGCCAATGGGATGCAGTTTCAAACTTGAGGCACAAAATGGGAGATCAGGACACAAGGAAACCTCCTGGTTACAGCTCCATCGAGCTCAGGGGTGTGGTTCATGCGTTCTTTGTGGGAGACAGAACACATCCTCAATCTCATGAGATATACCACATCCTTGATGACTTAACGCTCAAACTGAAGTTGCATGATTGCGTATCATATTGATTCGTATTGCAGATTCACTGATGGTCTAGTGCAAGCCAAGGTTGATGAAAGAAACTCGTGCAACATTAACCAGAAATACAAGAATAATTTGTGTAAATTTTTCATTACATGTAAAGGAACGGAAGATGAGTAAATTGGACTATCTTTCTACTGGATCAAAAAACATGACCAAGCATTAGTTAGATAATGGAGCATGCGTAGTTTCCAGTAGGCACCAGTGATCTACTGGTAGAATAGCGGTACAGACCCGGTTCGATTGCCAAATGGTGCATcgttttttcttcctctctcctttCTGCTTCATATACCTTTTGCACTTGGGGAGCAGGCTTCCTCAAGCACCAAAATATACTGAACACTGTCAGGGCACTCAGAAATTTCTCAACTATCATGTTTTGACAGTTTTGTGTACCTTTCACATTCTGAAAGAGACGTCCTCAAAGGCCAAGTACTGTCATTGGACTCTTGGAGGTGAGCAGGAAAAGTACCATAGcttgtacaaaaaaaattccaagtTACAAACAATGTATATGGCTGAGATGGTGCCCTGTAAGTTGAAAGTTCAGGACTCGGCTTCGATTTTCGGCTGGTGCAGactcttttcaatttctttttttcaaagtCTTTATATTACTTTCAATCTGCCACAGAAAATTGTTTTCCAAGTGCAAGATCAGAACACTTTACCTTCtcgaaatgaaaattttcacctGATAAAATGCACCATTGAAGCTTAGCTGTCTCTCAtgtgaaattaaaatttaaaacagcTTGTCTTAATATATGTTGACAAATGATAAGGCATGTGAAATATAATATGTTAATTTTCCTTGGCAATTCATaaaatttgctatttttttaTGATGTCTTAAGCAGCTTGAATGTGTCATTTGATGTCAAATGACATCAGTTTCTCCTTCAGATGTTCCACAGTCAGGGTAATAAGTTCGAGTTATGGACGCTTGAAATTCAACCAGTGGGAAGTTCAAAACTTTGAATTCGACATAACAAAGCCTGCCTTAATCAGATTCATTCTCATGCCcaaatgtaaatatttttaaagtCGCATCTGGTTCGAACTAGCTGAATCATGGATCCATATCTCATTGTTAGGGAAGTAGATTGTACCACTCCAAAGGGTATATAGGCATACAAGattatgaagaattttaggaaAATTATAGGGGTTGTTAAGTGATAgggtgtttttatttttatatttttttgtgctCAAAATTGATGCAGCTGGAAAGCGAATTAAGATCCATCAAACCGGACTTCAAACTCAATGTAAAAGCGGGTCCGAATCGTCAAAATTTGGGTCGGTGATCGAACGACCAACAACACGAACTCGAATGCGGCTTGAAAGGAGAAGCCCGATTGTTTGCATTCTACGGCTAGATAAGGGTCACCGCGACAAGCTTCGTGGCAAGTGGGGGCGGTGATTGGCGAGGTTTTGTTATATTACTGGTATCTTTTCTAACTCGTGACCGTAACGCGGTTCTAGAAGCAGGgttccttttaatttttccagCCTCCTACCATCCAGTGCATACGCTTCGCCGGAAGGTCGCCGGCGTTTACCGCGATCGCATCCGTCCAAGGtaatccatctctctctctctctctctctctctctctcttctctgtgtgtgtgtgtattgattCACTATGCCCTAGGTTGTTGAACTCTGTGTGTGGATTTAGCAAGACCTAGGGTTTGTATTGGACTATCAGaagagacaaggaagaagaggagaaatggCCACTATGGCATCTGAAAACTCCGCCTGATCGGTCGGTTCCGGTTAATCTGCTTTCCCTTTCTCCGTGCTTTTCATTTAGATTTCAGCCAGTGGTTCTCCGACTATAATTGCTCATAAATTTCCTTTGTTTCTTGGCTAACAACCTTCGTTTTTTACCACTTTTTCCACTGTCAAATCGGATAGGAAATGGCATTTTTACGTGTTCCGGTTTGATTTGGGTCTGTTTAAAATTTATGgaaatcaaaacatgtttaatAACCAAATATATgttggaagattttttttttttttttttcaaatggtcGACAGCTTCTTGGTTGACGGGGAGCCATCCATGTTGACATGATTTGAGACTCATCTGTggatgaattttttctttttaggctCTCAAAAAATGGCTTCGCTAGATAATTTTAGGGGCACCAAGCCCCCTCTTGATAGAGAGGGCCAAGAAACTGCTCGCTTAACCACTCGATGGTCGCCAGAACAAAGTGAACAAAAGAGGGCTGCTGTAAACGCGGAGATAGACAGAGTGAACAAGCTTCCTGCACACAGCAGCTATGCAACTCATCGAATGCGTGTTCTGAACAAAATTCTGCAACTCATGTCAATTCAGGTTTGTCCTTTGCGCTTTGTTGAAAATTTCCATTGACAGTATCCAGTAACGACTTTGCGTTAGCAATTA
Coding sequences:
- the LOC116252601 gene encoding pentatricopeptide repeat-containing protein At4g21065-like: MLRAVTSCRALLICLTRAHHSACVQNPSWVSENKLFSSHPRLQILEQCQSLGQLKEVLCYIITAGLSHDHFAMSRVLYFCAITSPNLDFACLVFSQIERPNSFSWNTMIRGFVSSGQPVMALSLYSRMLRDGMLPDKYTYPFLFKACGSLARNGLVLGRSLHCHVLELGYALDLYVLTGTMHMYGLLGCLGEATKVFDNMPQRDVASWTSLITCYVANDCWEEGLLAFNLMRDDCVKPNSATLVCVMGCCAQLGALDQARCLHSVLEKLSIKFDVFVGNSLVDLYSKCGRIDYACQAFDEMPNRDSFSWTAMIAGLAMHGLIQDALDTFSQMKHEGAEPDAVTFVAILGACSHAGLVNEGLKYFACMKKEHKIVPDVKHYGCMVDLLSRAGLLDNALDFIRSMPADPGLAVWGALLSACRLHSNIEVGELAAKEIESLPDFGGAHVLLSNIYANASQWDAVSNLRHKMGDQDTRKPPGYSSIELRGVVHAFFVGDRTHPQSHEIYHILDDLTLKLKLHDCVSY